The nucleotide sequence GAGCGCCCGAGAAACTCCGACTGCCACAGCTTCTCCGGGCTCTCCTCGAACAGGCCCGACAGGTAACGGGCGAACTCCTCGCCCTGCCGCTCCGTCCCCACGAAGGGGGTCACCTCCGTGGTCACGTCGGCCCTCACCATGTGGATGGTGGGGGCACTCGCCTTGAGCCGGATCCCGAAGCGGCTGCCCTGCCGCACGAGCTCGGGCTCCTGAAACGCAATTTCCTCGTTGCGCGGCACCACGACCCCGTACCCGACCGCCCGCACCTGGGCCAGCGCTTCGCTGATGTGATCGAACTCCTGCTTGGCCCGCACGAGGTCCTGCACCAGCCGGATGAGCTGGTGGTCCCCGTCGATCTCGGAACCCGTCAGCTCTTTCAGCACCTGGTAGAACAGGGACGGCCGGGTGCGCACCTCGGCTACCGCACACCCCGTACCGAGGTCCATACTGGCGAACTGGGCCGACTCCACCAGCTCGTGGCGGCCGATCTGGCCGATGGCTGTCTCCACGTCCCGCACCCGGTGCACCTGCTCGAGCTGCTGGCGAACGGCCTCCACCATCTTGCGACGCACCCAGTGGTCGGCAGGGAGTTCCTCGATCCAGCGTGGCAGGCGCACGCCCACCTCCCGCACGGGGAACTCCCACAGCAGTTCCTGCAAGATGGCCAGGAGCCGGTCCTGGTCCATGTTGAGGGCGTCCACGGGGACGACCGGCACGCCGTAGCGCTCGCTCAACTGGGCCGCGAGCTGGCGGGTGGCGGGATCGTCGGGGTGGGTCGAGTTGAGGACGACGAGGTAGGGCTTGCCGAGTTCCTGCAGTTCCCGGACGACCCGTTCCTCGGCCGGCACGTACTCCTCCCGTGGGATGTCCGTGATGGATCCGTCGGTGACCACCACGAGCCCCACCGTGGAGTGCTCCGTGATGACCTTGCGGGTGCCGATCTCGGCCGCCTGCTCGAAGGGGATCTCCTCATCGAACCACGGGGTCCGCACCCTGCGGGGCTGCCCGTCCTCCTGGTAACCCAGGGCGCTCCTGACCGTGTAGCCCACGCAGTCGGCCAGGCGCACCCGCATCCGGATGGGTTCCTGGACGACGATCTCGATGGGCTCGTCGGGCACGAATCGCGGCTGGGTCGTCATGATGGTGCGCCCGGCGGCGCTCTGCGGCAACTGGTCCCGGGTGCGATCCCGCTGCTCGGGATCGTCGATGCGCGGGATGACCAGGAGGTCCATGAACCGGCGGATGAACGTCGATTTCC is from Limnochorda sp. L945t and encodes:
- the spoIVA gene encoding stage IV sporulation protein A; this translates as MDRFDVFRDMAERTGGSVYVGVVGPVRTGKSTFIRRFMDLLVIPRIDDPEQRDRTRDQLPQSAAGRTIMTTQPRFVPDEPIEIVVQEPIRMRVRLADCVGYTVRSALGYQEDGQPRRVRTPWFDEEIPFEQAAEIGTRKVITEHSTVGLVVVTDGSITDIPREEYVPAEERVVRELQELGKPYLVVLNSTHPDDPATRQLAAQLSERYGVPVVPVDALNMDQDRLLAILQELLWEFPVREVGVRLPRWIEELPADHWVRRKMVEAVRQQLEQVHRVRDVETAIGQIGRHELVESAQFASMDLGTGCAVAEVRTRPSLFYQVLKELTGSEIDGDHQLIRLVQDLVRAKQEFDHISEALAQVRAVGYGVVVPRNEEIAFQEPELVRQGSRFGIRLKASAPTIHMVRADVTTEVTPFVGTERQGEEFARYLSGLFEESPEKLWQSEFLGRSLQELVREGIQSKLHRLPENAQQKLQETLTRIVNEGSGGLICIIL